aaaaggcatttgagaaaacacacaggagagacaccatatgaatgtgaacattgtggacagaaatttaaacaaagctggaatttgaaaatgcatttgagaatacacacaggagagacaccatatatttgtgaacattgtggacagaaatttaaacaaagtggtGATTTGAAAAGGCATTTGAGaaaacacacaggagagacaccatatgaatgtgaacattgtggtaaaaaatttaaaataaatggaaatttgaaaagGCATTTGAGAAAACAcgcaggagagacaccatatgaatgtgaacattgtggacagaaatttaaacaaagctGGAATTTGAAAAGGCATTTGAGAATAcgcacaggagagacaccatatatttgtgaacattgtggacagaaatttaaacaaagtggtGATTTGAAAAGGCATTTGAGaaaacacacaggagagacaccatatgaatgtgaacattgtggacagaaatttaaacaaaatggaaatttgaagatacatttgagaacacacacaggagagacaccttttgaatgtgaacattgtggtaagaaatttaaacaaaatggaagtttgaagatacatttgagaacacacacaggagagacaccatatgaatgtgaatattgtggtaaaaaatttaaatacaatggaaatttgaagatacatttgagaacacacacaggagagacaccttttgaatgtgaacattgtggtaagaaatttaaacaaaatggaagtttgaagatacattttagaacacacacaggagagacaccatatgaatgtgaatattgtggtaaaaaatttaaacaaaatggaaatttgaagatacatttgagaacacacacaggagagacaccatattaatgtgaatattgtggtaaaaaatttaaacacaatggaaatttgaagatacatttgagaacacacacaggagagacaccatattaatgtgaatattgtggtaaaaaatttaaacacaatggaaatttgaagatacatttgagaacacacacaggagagacactatatgaatgtgaacatggtggtaagaaatttaaacaaaatggaaatttgaaaatccatttgagaacacacacaggagagacaccatatgaatgtgaacattgtgggcagatatttaaacaaaatggaagtttgaagatacatttgagaacacacacacaggagagacaccatatgaatgtgaagaTTGTCGTAAGAAGTTTACACACAcaagagagacaccatatgaatgtgaacattgtggacagaaatttaaacacaatggaaatttgaaaatacatttgagaaaacacacaagagagacaccatatgaatgtgaacatgaAAAGGAAGGAAATCggtatttgaaaaaaacatttgaggaCAAACACAGGAGAGAAGAGATTTAAAGTGATAATTTGAAAAGACATGTGAGAATTCACACGAGAGAGAATTAATAGGTTAAGTTTGAAAATTGTTGGgaaaaataaacagaaatatttatttcagataAATGAGTTACTATAATGTAGTACTCAATAATTTGAGCCATGATAATTGAAGAATATAATTGTGTAGATTACTGTATTCCCTGATACAAAAAACTTATACATTGTTTATTAAGAGTTTTAAGATTTAATACTATAAAATAATGTCAATCAAACAAATCAAACAAAATAGATAATTATAAACCATTCCCATAAAGTgagaatttttaaaaaacattttagaactcgcacaatgaatctgaatattgtgagaataaaaaaacatttgaaaatatacACTACAGAGACACAACacaatataaatgtaatttgtgGAAAGAGATTTAAAACTACTTTAATATTCAACATTTAAAATTGCATTTGAGGATACACACAAACAGAGAAAACATACGGTACTGTATAAATGTTAATGTTCTGTGTGttactgttttttgttttgtttaaagtacacacaCACTTTCAATTCTAAATGTACACTCTTTTACTTACTAGTTagtaaattgttgttttaacatttattataatactatGATACCTAGGacttaattattatactattgtattattttaattcacTTTATCATAACATTGCcactaaatataaaaacatgtagattataataaatgtttggttTTGTTTACACTTTGTTTCGTTTGCgatatttcaaaatttataataaaccctttctatgatttataatgtacagtagccttcctaTGTGATAAAGCCTTCCTGTGATTTTTAATTCAAAGTAAGAGTTTTCATTTATAGTCGGTTCATTTTTGTAACAATAAAATCAagttttattcatattattcaagatactgtaaaatatactattttcttTGTGTATATTTGTAGACACAGCGACACAACAGGGGATAGatatatagtattttatataatattatatttttatgttgaaGTTGAGGTATTGAGCAGACGTACACTATAGATTATGTTTTGGAAAAAAGTGTGTACTGCAGTTATTAGAATTATAAAGTACTGTAGTTATATTATAGATAACTGATTTTTCTGCAGTTTTACAAGTGGTCAGATAATATTCAAAACTGAATGTTGTTACGTGTTGTCAAAAGAATTGACACAACAATGTAACACTGAATCCAGTGAGTAACAACTCTCTTCTAAAtccaattatttaattaaagtgGAATTTCAATGCAATTCTACATAATTGGcgttatacagtatactgtaaagGCGGTAACTATCCACTATTATAGCTCTAGATAAAGCCTTTCCCACCACCATTACACAATGGTAGAGTGGATCGGTTATAATGTTTCGGGTCGTTACTCAATAAGTACTCTTACGGCATCTAAGTATATAATTCCATTTGCATAATTATACTCTCAACCAATCTAATACCGTAAATAAGTACTCGCCCTGCCAGTCTATGATCCTATTTATTGCCGAGGAATGCCATTCAGTTGTATACAATGGCAGCGAGGGAACGACTGAGGAAGACGAAGGAAGTCTTGACATTTCTCTACCGGATAGTCCATTTCAACCCGACATTCCAAAGAATCAAGGATGGAAAAACAGGGAAAGAAAAATCTATTTCACGTTCCTGTCACTACGAATATTTTGAGCGATGGCATTGGCTTCATTATGGAAAAAATAAAGATGCGGTTCTTTGTGTCACATGTGCAAAGGCAATTGAAAAGAAATTAGTGCTGAAACCTA
This region of Antedon mediterranea chromosome 8, ecAntMedi1.1, whole genome shotgun sequence genomic DNA includes:
- the LOC140057294 gene encoding uncharacterized protein, whose product is MKYKCEHCGIKLEFNDLKEHLGLHTHSKEIKCELGEDTSVKDKLHSQTPYKCEHEKEGNLNLKKHLSTNTGETPYECEYEKDGNRNLKTHLRTNTGETPYECEYEKEGNRNLKKHLSTNTGETPYECEHEKEGNWNLKTHLRTNTRETPYECEHCGQKFKINGNLKRHLRKHTGETPYECEHCGQKFKQSWNLKMHLRIHTGETPYICEHCGQKFKQSGDLKRHLRKHTGETPYECEHCGKKFKINGNLKRHLRKHAGETPYECEHCGQKFKQSWNLKRHLRIRTGETPYICEHCGQKFKQSGDLKRHLRKHTGETPYECEHCGQKFKQNGNLKIHLRTHTGETPFECEHCGKKFKQNGSLKIHLRTHTGETPYECEYCGKKFKYNGNLKIHLRTHTGETPFECEHCGKKFKQNGSLKIHFRTHTGETPYECEYCGKKFKQNGNLKIHLRTHTGETPY